tatagccacaagacaaacaatatgcacgATAAatggattttagtgtgataaagtcacTTACTAACCTATTATTGTAAgtacatttatacaaatataagaaaaacatttctgcctttaaatccttcaAATATTGTTCCCAAAAActaacattgtaagtgcctcactgtaacctctattttttgctttaaatgttttttctagcTGTACTATCTGTGACTAAATGCACATATAAATGAACAATTCTTtgtgctatttaaataaatgtgaatgctGCTGTTGCGTCTTAAATAACTTTTGAGACTGTTGTAATCTGAAGAGTTgcagattatttttttatgtaaaatatacattcatgtgacattttctcaacttcaACAAAGTAGAAAATGGCCTAAAAAATCCCTAAATTAACCACTTtccccatgaaataaaaatgaatgctTACTCTCATTGTCTTGCATAATGGGCAACTGTCACATTGATGTGTTttaatttcatgtcttttattttgaagatcatGTTCAGTTCATGTGTTTCATCCGtcctgtcttgtcattggttcatgtgtttttgtcttgttaacctgtttatTAGTTCAGTCCTGCCATTGGTTCTCATGTTAGTAGTTCTGGTcattcattggttgtcttgttacgtTTATGTTTGCTTTGTGCATTTATAGCTTCACACAGTCTTGAACTTCTGAAGGCTGTACTCTGAAAAATCAGGTAAGTGTCATACTTAAGAACTTTGCTCAAAGTAGTTTTGTTGGTTTTCTAGAATATTTTCTGATAGTCTCCAGTGTGCTGTATGAGTCCAGATATATATTACTTGTCCTGCTTGTTTTCAGATTAATCATGGAAGTGATTATAACTCTTCTGCTTCTCTTCAGTACATTTTCTCTGGGGAATACAGAAGGTAACAAGACATTTATTTAGCAATACAAAATGTCCTTTATTTTTTCAAAGCTAACTAAAATCAATTAACTTTTACACATGTATTTGGTCCTGTGGCAATGATTGGTGACTGTCTTGCATGTAGTTATGTGCAACAAAACATTGCAGTGTTTTCCACAATAAACACATGTCAAGTTCATGCAAAACTCATTCTGGACAACATCTTGGCTGTGAATATTACAAGAGCAACAAAGTGTGTTTTTACTGTGTAGTTGAAGACTGCCCCTTTGGATGGACGCCTTTTGGCGAGAAATGCTACAAATTCTTCTCTCCGCAAGTTGACTGGATCACAGCTGAGGTGACTTGTTGGTTGCAGCAATATGAAGTTgatcatttgaataaaaatcctTGTTTGCTAATAAATGCAGGAATATTCAGGACCGTTCCCTGTTTAAAATGTCTATTAGGatttattgaaaatgaaatatttgtgcCTTCTGCTAGAATATTAGATTTTGCATTAACTGAATGTGTCTTTAGAAAAACTGTCAAAGCCTTGACGCAAATCTTGCACCTGTGCGAAGTCAAGTGGAAAACGAATTTCTGCTCAGTCTGATGCCTGTTTCTGCACGTTGTTGGGTTGGTGGTCATGATGGGGTAAAGGTAAGTAATTCTGCTTTTACAAGAGATGACAAACCGTTTTGTGATTCCTAACAAGACTTGTTTATcagacagactgaaatgtatgCTAAACTAAGGTTCTAATGAAGATTATTAAATGGACACTACTTTGAATGTGTTCGTGACCGAATAACCCTCTGAATGAAATCTGTAAAATGGTACACTTAATCATTCTACACA
The Xyrauchen texanus isolate HMW12.3.18 chromosome 14, RBS_HiC_50CHRs, whole genome shotgun sequence genome window above contains:
- the LOC127654600 gene encoding ladderlectin-like, coding for MEVIITLLLLFSTFSLGNTEVEDCPFGWTPFGEKCYKFFSPQVDWITAEKNCQSLDANLAPVRSQVENEFLLSLMPVSARCWVGGHDGVKDGQWLWSDGTTFDYTNWCSNEPSGGTENCLEINWTNKRCWNDLPFSTPMGYICAKRV